The following are from one region of the Nicotiana tabacum cultivar K326 chromosome 3, ASM71507v2, whole genome shotgun sequence genome:
- the LOC107816939 gene encoding polyribonucleotide nucleotidyltransferase 2, mitochondrial produces the protein MASVRNKVNPLLIPYVLTWRRFGFRTICSSRIGFAPSTSPSFADADTPPVAGKKILETFAEEFEIGSRKITLETGKIARFANGSVVLAMDETKVLSTVASSKGDAARDFLPLTVDYQEKQFAQGVIPTTYMRREGAPKERELLCGRLIDRPIRPLFPSGFYHEVQVMASVLSSDGKQDPDVMAANASSAALMLSDIPWGGPIGVIRIGRISGQFVVNPSMDELSISDLNLVYACTRDKTLMIDVQAREISEKDLEAALRLAHPEAVKYLDPQIRLAAKAGKQKKEYKLSMVSERTFEKIENLAKEPIEAVFTDPTYGKFERGEALEKITQDVKRTLEEEGDEEGLKILPKTVDTVRKQVVRRRIISEGLRVDGRRLDEVRPLYCEAGNLPVLHGSALFSRGDTQVLCTVTLGAPGDAQHLDSLVGPSSKRFMLHYSFPPFCTNEVGKRAGLNRREVGHGTLAEKALLAVLPPEDDFPYTVRINSEVMASDGSTSMATVCGGSMALMDSGIPLREHVAGLSVGLVSEVDPSTGEIKDYRILTDILGLEDHLGDIDFKIAGTHNGITAIQLDIKPAGIPLDIVCECLDPAHKGRLQILEHMEREISAPRIQDDRYSPRLVTLKYSNDALRRLIGPVGALKRKIEEETGARISVSDGTLTIVAKNQSVMEKVQEKVDFIIGREIEIGGIYKGIVTSVKEYGAFVEFNGGQQGLLHISELSHEPVSRVSDVVSVGKQLSLMCIGQDVRGNIKLSLKATLPRPKSKTDISVDEPVAPTSPEVNVWAAIEDVSNEQEKEVANAGPETSESTVKSATPAVLIRSAVECDEEEKSAGLNSKGDNGSKSASKSDQKSRMSSSFLESSFSSRNAKSKRRKDAILDLLSDDESEQKHTSEVGLHSKIGSDKNDATTETPMTANKLKLGMKVTAKVHQIRALGLVLDLGGGIRGMYRFEPGAKRDFEVGDELRVKCSSFSTKGVPVLSLVKEE, from the exons ATGGCGTCTGTAAGAAACAAAGTAAACCCACTTCTGATACCGTACGTCCTCACATGGCGAAGATTCGGCTTCCGTACAATTTGCAGCAGTCGTATTGGCTTCGCGCCGTCCACGTCACCATCATTCGCCGATGCAGATACTCCTCCTGTCGCTGGCAAGAAGATTCTGGAAACATTCGCCGAAGAATTCGAGATTGGATCACGCAAAATTACTCTAGAAACTGGAAAAATTGCGAGGTTTGCTAATGGTTCTGTAGTTTTAGCCATGGATGAGACTAAGGTCCTCTCAACTGTCGCTTCATCTAAAGGCGATGCAGCTCGTGACTTTTTGCCTCTTACA GTTGATTACCAAGAGAAACAATTTGCTCAAGGTGTTATTCCTACAACATACATGAGGAGAGAGGGTGCTCCAAAAGAACGTGAACTTTTATGTGGTCGTCTTATTGATCGACCCATTAGACCACTTTTTCCATCTGGATTTTACCATGAAGTGCAG GTAATGGCAAGTGTTCTTTCGTCGGACGGGAAACAAGATCCAGATGTAATGGCAGCTAATGCATCATCTGCTGCTCTAATGTTATCGGATATTCCTTGGGGTGGGCCAATTGGAGTAATACGTATTGGAAGGATTTCTGGTCAATTTGTTGTAAATCCAAGCATGGATGAG CTTAGCATCAGTGATCTAAACTTGGTATATGCATGTACGAGGGATAAAACTTTGATGATAGATGTCCAAGCTCGTGAAATTTCTGAGAAGGATTTGGAAGCTGCTTTGAGACTTGCTCATCCAGAG GCTGTTAAGTATCTTGACCCTCAAATTAGACTCGCAGCTAAAGCTGGTAAGCAGAAGAAAGAGTATAAGCTTTCTATGGTATCTGAAAGAACATTTGAGAAAATTGAGAATTTGGCCAAAGAACCTATAGAAGCTGTTTTTACAGACCCTACTTACGGAAAG TTTGAGCGTGGGGAAGCTTTAGAAAAGATCACACAGGATGTTAAAAGAACCCTTGAGGAAGAAGGTGATGAAGAAGGCTTAAAAATTCTACCGAAGACAGTTGATACAGTGAGGAAGCAG GTTGTTCGCAGAAGGATCATTTCAGAAGGGCTTAGAGTGGATGGAAGGCGTCTTGACGAAGTTCGGCCTTTGTACTGTGAAGCTGGTAATTTACCTGTACTGCATGGGTCTGCACTCTTTTCAAGAGGGGATACTCAG GTCCTTTGCACTGTTACCCTTGGAGCCCCTGGGGATGCTCAACATCTGGATTCGCTGGTCGGGCCTTCAAGCAAGCGATTCATGCTTCATTATAGCTTTCCACCGTTTTGTACGAATGAAGTTGGCAAGCGAGCTGGCCTGAATAGGCGTGAAGTTGGTCATG GCACTCTTGCTGAAAAGGCTCTTCTTGCCGTATTGCCTCCTGAAGATGATTTTCCATACACAGTCCGTATCAATTCTGAAGTCATGGCATCTGATGGCTCAACATCTATGGCAACTGTGTGTGGGG GCAGCATGGCTTTGATGGATTCTGGCATTCCACTAAGAGAGCATGTAGCAGGTTTGTCGGTGGGGCTTGTCAGTGAAGTTGACCCGTCAACTGGTGAAATCAAGGATTATCGTATATTAACTGATATTCTG GGTCTGGAAGATCATCTGGGTGACATAGATTTTAAAATTGCTGGCACCCATAATGGAATAACTGCAATACAATTAGATATAAAACCTGCTGGAATTCCTTTGGATATCGTATGTGAGTGTCTAGATCCTGCACATAAAGGGAGGCTTCAAATCCTTGAGCATATGGAACGCGAGATAAGTGCTCCACGTATTCAGGATGACAGATATTCTCCTCGGCTAG TAACGTTGAAATACAGCAATGACGCCCTTCGTCGTTTGATTGGTCCTGTTGGTGCTTTGAAGaggaaaattgaagaagaaacag GTGCACGGATCTCGGTTAGTGATGGAACACTTACCATTGTTGCAAAAAATCAGTCAGTGATGGAGAAAGTACAGGAGAAG GTTGATTTCATTATTGGGCGTGAAATTGAGATTGGAGGCATATATAAAGGTATTGTTACGTCTGTTAAAGAATACGGTGCCTTTGTGGAGTTCAATGGTGGACAACAAGGCCTCTTACATATCTCAGAATTGTCACACGAACCG GTTTCCCGAGTTTCAGATGTGGTATCTGTGGGAAAGCAACTTTCTTTAATGTGTATAGGGCAGGACGTTCGCGGTAATATTAAGTTATCACTAAAAGCTACCCTGCCTAGACCTAAATCCAAGACAGACATTTCTGTTGATGAACCTGTTGCTCCTACTAGTCCAGAGGTTAATGTTTGGGCTGCCATTGAGGATGTATCCAATGAGCAAGAAAAAGAAGTTGCTAATGCGGGACCTGAAACTAGTGAATCAACTGTAAAGTCAGCTACACCAGCAGTTCTAATCCGAAGTGCTGTCGAGTGTGATGAGGAGGAAAAAAGTGCTGGTCTAAATTCAAAAGGTGATAATGGATCTAAAAGTGCTTCTAAATCTGATCAGAAATCAAGGATGTCATCGTCTTTTTTAGAATCTAGTTTTTCTTCAAGAAATGCCAagtccaaaagaagaaaggatGCTATTCTTGACCTACTAAGTGACGATGAAAGTGAGCAGAAACATACTTCTGAAGTAGGCCTGCATTCTAAAATTGGGTCAGATAAGAATGATGCTACGACTGAGACCCCTATGACTGCAAATAAACTAAAGCTTGGTATGAAAGTAACAGCAAAGGTGCATCAAATTCGTGCCCTCGGTTTGGTGCTTGATTTGGGTGGTGGAATTCGGGGAATGTATCGTTTTGAG CCTGGTGCGAAGAGGGACTTCGAGGTGGGTGATGAGCTGCGGGTGAAGTGTTCAAGTTTTTCAACGAAAGGGGTTCCAGTATTGTCTTTGGTGAAAGAAGAGTAA
- the LOC107816938 gene encoding isocitrate dehydrogenase [NADP]-like, translating into MLTARLRLRSSAMAGVASFISSSSASTSSAVSKNLSFPTISNRQLFKSRVYLPHRIPNASIRCFASTTASSKIRVENPIVEMDGDEMTRVIWTMIKDKLIYPYLELDTKYYDLGILNRDATDDQVTVESAEATLKYNVAVKCATITPDETRVKEFGLKSMWRSPNGTIRNILNGTVFREPILCKNVPRIVPGWKKPICIGRHAFGDQYRATDAIINGPGKLKMVFEPENGEAPTELDVYDFKGPGVALAMYNVDQSIRAFAESSMSMAFSKKWPLYLSTKNTILKKYDGRFKDIFEEVYEEKWKQQFEEHSIWYEHRLIDDMVAYALKSEGGYVWACKNYDGDVQSDLLAQGFGSLGLMTSVLLSSDGKTLEAEAAHGTVTRHFRLHQKGQETSTNSVASIFAWTRGLGHRAQLDGNQKLTEFVHALEAACVGTIESGKMTKDLAILVHGPKVSREHYLNTEEFIDAVALKLQEKLGASAIV; encoded by the exons ATGCTCACCGCTCGACTCAGACTCCGGTCTTCCGCCATGGCTGGTGTTGCTTCTTTTATCTCATCTTCATCGGCTTCAACATCATCCGCAGTTTCCAAAAACCTTTCTTTTCCAACCATTTCCAATCGGCAGCTGTTCAAGAGCCGTGTTTATCTTCCCCACCGAATCCCCAATGCTTCAATTCGATGCTTCGCTTCCACTACAGCTTCGTCTAAAATCCGCGTTGAAAATCCTATTGTTGAAATGGACG gCGATGAAATGACGAGGGTTATATGGACAATGATCAAAGACAAG CTAATATATCCTTATCTAGAGTTGGATACGAAGTATTACGATTTGGGGATATTGAACCGTGATGCCACTGACGATCAAGTTACTGTTGAAAGTGCCGAGGCTACACTTAA gtataatGTTGCTGTGAAATGCGCTACTATAACACCTG ATGAGACCAGAGTCAAGGAATTTGGGCTGAAGTCTATGTGGAGAAGTCCCAATGGCACAATCAGAAACATTTTAAATG GTACTGTTTTCCGGGAGCCTATATTATGCAAGAACGTCCCCAGAATTGTTCCTG GTTGGAAGAAACCCATTTGTATTGGTAGGCATGCTTTTGGTGACCAGTATCGTGCCACAGATGCAATTATTAATGGGCCAGGAAAGCTTAAAATGGTTTTTG agCCAGAAAATGGGGAAGCCCCTACGGAACTGGATGTTTATGATTTTAAAGGTCCAGGTGTTGCACTTGCCATGTACAATGTTGACCAG TCAATTCGAGCGTTTGCTGAATCATCAATGTCAATGGCGTTTTCGAAGAAATGGCCTCTATACTTGAGTACAAAAAATACAATTTTAAAGAAATACGATGGAAG GTTTAAGGACATTTTTGAAGAGGTATATGAAGAGAAGTGGAAGCAACAGTTTGAGGAACACTCGATATG GTATGAGCATAGATTGATAGACGACATGGTAGCTTATGCATTAAAAAGCGAGGGTGGATATGTTTGGGCATGCAAGAACTATGATGGAGATGTCCAGAGTGATCTGCTCGCTCAAG GATTTGGTTCTCTGGGCCTCATGACCTCTGTATTG TTATCTTCTGATGGTAAGACATTAGAAGCTGAAGCAGCCCATGGCACAGTAACCAGACATTTTCGGCTGCATCAAAAGGGTCAAGAAACAAGTACAAACAGTGTTGCTTCTATTTTTGCATGGACAAGGGGACTTGGACATAG GGCTCAGCTTGATGGGAACCAAAAGTTGACTGAATTTGTTCACGCCCTGGAAGCTGCTTGCGTTGGGACAATAGAGTCCGGGAAGATGACTAAGGATTTAGCTATATTGGTTCATGGACCCAA GGTATCAAGGGAACACTACTTGAATACTGAAGAATTTATTGATGCTGTAGCACTGAAACTTCAAGAGAAGCTTGGTGCCTCCGCAATTGTATGA